The Alistipes megaguti sequence TGTCAATGGTAAAAATCATCCAGCTACGGATGTTACCTATATTCTACCTCTCCCCGAGAGTGAATATGCCAACGGTATCAATTAATCAATCATGAAAACGAATTTGCGAATATTCCTCATCCTACTTACCTCGGTATGGATTTTTTCGTGCAACCGGGTAGAGAGTTTCATCTACACCGATGTCACAAGAATCAACTTCACATCCGATTCTTTGTATTTCTCATTCGGCACAGAGCCTTTCTCGATAATCGACACAACATTACGGATTGGAGTCGAGATTATTGGAACACCTGTCGATTTCGATCGCGAATTCCGGATCGGAATCGACGCTTCCCGGACAACTGCCGAAGCTGGAATACACTATGAGCCACCCCCTCTCAATCCGGTATTGCCTGCCGGCGCGTCGTCCATGTCGATTCCAATTCGAATACACCGTCTTCATCTTGAAGACGACAAAATCCATACGCTTTCGTTATATATTCGAGAATGTGCAAACTTCATGCCCGGCATATCCGAATACACAACCGTCAGGATTTGTTTTACAAATCGACTCGATTGTCCCAACTGGTGGAACGAATTGTCGCAATGGATCGGGGAGTATGATATACGCAAATATCAAAAATTCATTGAGCTGTACGGCGGACCTGTTTCGGACCAAGATATCAAGGAGAATAAATATACCATTCTACGAGTCTTCAAGGAGGTCAGGGAATATTTCAGCCGTCATCCCGAATATGACGTAATTTTTCCTGATACTGAATGGCCCGTATAGACAAGAACATTATAACCTCACTATTTAAAATTTTAACCTATGCGAAAAAATTATTTATTACTACTACTCGGAGCCTTCGTTGGCTTGGGCTTGACTGCTTGCAGCAAAGACT is a genomic window containing:
- a CDS encoding DUF4843 domain-containing protein, which codes for MKTNLRIFLILLTSVWIFSCNRVESFIYTDVTRINFTSDSLYFSFGTEPFSIIDTTLRIGVEIIGTPVDFDREFRIGIDASRTTAEAGIHYEPPPLNPVLPAGASSMSIPIRIHRLHLEDDKIHTLSLYIRECANFMPGISEYTTVRICFTNRLDCPNWWNELSQWIGEYDIRKYQKFIELYGGPVSDQDIKENKYTILRVFKEVREYFSRHPEYDVIFPDTEWPV